From Montipora foliosa isolate CH-2021 chromosome 6, ASM3666993v2, whole genome shotgun sequence, a single genomic window includes:
- the LOC138004975 gene encoding deubiquitinase OTUD6B-like, with protein MNSLELDLTAQHMDNLIRNLSGFNLEIDKIERDGNCFFRAVASQLSRHLREYRENIEEHCTSLGLGINEALDTCRLREVFVKEVSDNIEEYRDWMTTGVNGLEEVYKFSQDGCFANDVGDLSARATAKLLRIPIVIITALPLTPTVPFLPHEFLTTKPIYIAYDHSGHGHYDATKGT; from the coding sequence atgAATTCTTTGGAATTAGACTTAACTGCTCAACACATGGATAATTTGATAAGGAATCTTTCTGGTTTTAACCTTGAAATTGACAAGATCGAAAGAGATGGAAACTGTTTTTTCAGAGCAGTTGCCTCACAGCTCAGTAGACACTTGAGGGAATACAGGGAGAATATCGAAGAGCACTGCACTTCCCTTGGATTAGGAATTAATGAAGCCTTGGACACATGCAGACTTAGGGAGGTGTTTGTAAAAGAAGTCTCTGATAACATTGAAGAGTACAGAGACTGGATGACAACTGGGGTTAATGGGTTAGAGGAAGTTTACAAATTTAGCCAAGACGGATGTTTTGCAAATGACGTTGGTGACTTAAGCGCGAGAGCAACAGCTAAACTCTTGAGAATTCCAATAGTGATTATTACAGCTCTCCCTTTAACACCTACGGTGCCATTCCTACCACACGAGTTCCTTACCACCAAACCTATTTACATTGCATACGATCATTCTGGGCACGGCCACTATGATGCCACAAAAGGTACTTAA